CGGCGTCTTCTGGTACGCCGGCAGGCCGCGCAGCAGCTTGATCAGCTCCAGGCCATCCATGCGCGGCATGTTCTGGTCGGTCAGCACCAGATCGACCGCCTGCAGCCTGGCTTTCTCGAGCCCGTCCTGGCCGTCGACCGCCTCGACCACCTGGTAGCCGGCGGCCTTCAAACTGAACGCCACCATCTGGCGCAATGAGCTCGAATCGTCGACTGCGAGAATTGTTTTGGCCATTTTCTGCTCCTGCTTTTTTATGTCTGGTTAGTGTGAATGGTGGGGGCGGCTTAAAACAGCTCGATGTCGCCGCTTTCGAGATGCTGCTGCTCGACCGACTTGCGCAGTACGCTGCGCAGTTCGAGCGACTGGATCGCCAGCGCCATGCTGACCTGCCCGAGCAGTTCGACCAGCTCGTCGCTGCCGGTTTCGGCCTGGATGCGCGAACCGTGCTCGCCCACCGTGCCGAGGAAGGCGCGCAGCCCGGTGACCCGTTTCAGGGTGCGGTCGATCAGCTGGCTCGTCATGTCCTGGAACTGCATGCTGGTGATCGCGCTGTTGACGTGGATGCCGACTTCGCCGGACATGCCCTTCATGCGCGCGATCTCGTCCTCGCTCGGGGTGCCGCCGGCCAGCATCAGGTTGATGCTGTCCTGGCGCGCGCCGACCGTCTTGTGGATCGCCATGAAGCTGCGCGTGAGCTTTTCCACCGCTTCTTCGAGCAGCAGGTCGGTCTGCACCAGGTCGGTCTCGACTTCGGTCAGGTGGCGCCTTCCGTGTGCGGACACGCCCGACAGCAGGCGCTTGACGTGCGATCCGAGGATTTTCTGGCGATGGGTCATTTGGCCGCCGCTGGTGCTGTCGGCGCGGGCGCGGACTCGGACTCGGACGGCGCCTGCTGCGACGCGTTGTCGCGCATGACCATGTCTTCGGTTTTCTTGTTCATTACGATGATGCTGATGCGCCGATTGATCGGATTGAAGGGATCTTTGCGGTCCAGGTTGGCCGCCGAGGCCAGGCCGACGACGCGCAGGATCTTGTTTTCGGCCATGCCGCCGATGATCAGCTCGCGCCGCGACGCGTTGGCGCGCTCGGTCGACAGTTCCCAGTTGCTGTAGCCGACGTCCGACAGGTAGGGAGTCGAATCGGTGTGGCCCGACAGGCCGATGCGGTTCGGTACCTCGTTGAGGACGATGCCGATGACGTGCAGGATATCGCGCGTGTACGGCTGCAGTTCGGCCCTGGCCAGCGCGAACATCGGCCGGTTCTGCTCGTCGACGATCTGAATCCGCAGGCCTTCGCTGGTCAGGTCGAGCAGCAGCTGGTTCTTGTACTTCTTGAGCAGCGGATTGGCCTCGATGGTCGCCTCGATCCTGGCCTTGAGCTGCTTGAGGCGCAGGCCTTCCTCGCGTTCGAGCGCTTCCTTGGCCGCCTTCAGGTCGTAGGTCTTCTTGGTCGCCGGGATCTCGCCCTTCTTGATCTGGCCGTCGCGCCGGGTCAGGTCGCGTCCGCCGGCCTGGATCACCGACGAGCTGTCGCCCGAACCCGAACCGCCCGACATCGCCACCTTCAGAGGCGTTTTGAAATAGTCCGAGATGCCGTTCAGGTCGCCCTTGGTGGTCGAGCCGAGCAGCCACATCAGCAGGAAGAAGGCCATCATCGCCGTCACGAAGTCGGCGTAGGCGATCTTCCACGCGCCGCCATGATGGCCGCCCGCGGTCTTCTTGATGCGCTTGACGATAATCGGCCTCAAGCCCTCATCGGCCATGGTCGCTCCGGTGGTGAGTATTAATTGCAGCCATCGCGATTACTTTGCTTTTGCTTTCTTGATATGGTCTTCCAGCTCGCTGAAGGTCGGGCGCTCGGTCGAGTACAGCACCTTGCGGCCGAATTCGACCGCCAGCGCCGGCGCATAGCCGTTCAGGCTGGCCAGCAGCGTCACTTTCACGCACTGGAACATCTTGGTGGACTCTTCCAGCTTCTGCTCGAGCAGGCTGGCCAGCGGGCCGACGAAGCCGTAGGCCAGCAAGATACCGAGGAAGGTGCCGACCAGCGCGTGCGCGATCAGGATGCCCAGCTCGGCCGGCGGAATGCCCACCGACTCCATCGTGTGCACCACGCCCATCACCGCGGCGACGATGCCGAAGGCCGGCAGGCCGTCGCCCAGCTTGGCGATGCAGTGGGCCGGCACGGCGCCTTCGTGGTGATGGGTCTCGATCTCGTTGTCCATCAGGTTTTCGATCTGGAACGCGTCCATGTTGCCCGACACCATCAGGCGCAGGTAATCGGTCATAAACTCGACGATGTGGTGGTCGGCCAGCACGCCCGGGTACTTGGAAAACACCGGGCTCTCCTCGGGCCGGTCGATATCGCCTTCGATCGACATCAGGCCTTCCTTGCGCACCTTGGACAGGACGTCGAACAGCAGCGACATCATCTCCATGTACAGTTCCTTGGTGTGGCGCGAGCCCTTGAACAGCGTCGGCAGGGCCGCCAGGGTGGCCTTGATCGCCTTGCCGTTGTTGCCAACAAGGAAAGCACCGACCGCCGCGCCACCGATCATCAGCAGCTCGAGCGGTTGGAACAGCGCCGCCAGATGGCCTTTGTTGAGCACGAATCCGCCGAACACGGAGGCGCAGACGACGATATATCCGATGATGACTAACAAGAGCGCTGACTCCCAAGGTGCGTCCGGCATGCGCCGGGGGTGTTCAAGTTGATAATATCGATGCCAAATATGGCAAGGGCGCCTGCATCAAAGCCGGCGCCCCACAAAATAATTGTTCTAGGGAACTACAATAGCGTGAGAAGGATTTCCCTGCAAGCAAAACCGCCCCGTTCTTAGAGGTATGTCGCCTAAAAGCGCCATCCATAAAGCAGCGGGCCGGGACCTCTGGGCAGAATGGTAAGGTCCGGGGTTTTTGCCTGGATGGCGAATTCATAACTGAGCAGCAAGGCGCCGGGCTGCATCTCGGCGCTTGCCTTGCGCCACAGCGCGGCCATCGCGGCCGGCGACAGGTAGGCGAACACCACGTCGTAGTCGGCAAAGTCGAGGTGCTCGTAGTCGCCGCGCACGAAATGCGCGTTGGGCCGGCCGATCGCGCGCAGACGGCTGGCAAGCCACGGCAGCGGCGCCAGTTCGATGCCGGAAAAGGTCGAGTCGGGACGGCGCCGCGCCAGGTCCAGCACCAGGCCGCCCAGGCCGCTGCCGATGTCGATCAGGTGGACCGGACGGTCTTGCGGCAGCAGCTTCGCCACTTCATCCCAGGCGCGCTGGCCCGACGGGTAGTATGGCACCTGGGTGCGGAAGGTCGACCAGTATACTAATAAGAGCAGCAGGAACGCGGCCAGGAAAAGCCAGGATGGCAGGTGCAGGCCGGCCCCGGCGACCAGCGCCAGCGGGAACACGAACTGGATCGCCAGCCACCACGGGGCAAGCTTGCGCCACCAGCTAAAGAGCGCGGCGATGGCGCCCTGGATCAGGGCCGCGGCGAGCAAGTCGACGGGGGAAAGCGCGACGGCGACTATATAAGAGAGGGGCAGCGCTGCGAACTGGATCAGCAACGCTCGGACGGCGGGAGTGCGGGTCACAGCCGGCGGCCCATGCAAAATGGGGTCAGGTCCGCAGGACCAGACCCCGCCTTGGTCGCCGCCGCATGCAAAAATGGGGTCTGGTCCTGCGGACCTGACCCCATCTTGGAAGAGCTGCGGAAAATCACGCGGCCAGCAGCGCGGCGGCGGCGTCTTTCGATTTCTTGGTCTTGCCGGCGCGCGAAGGCATGTGGCACAGGCCGCACTGGTAGCCCTGGTTCAGGTCGAGGCCGTTGACGACGAACTTGCCCTGGCAGCAGGAGCAGGACGCGGTGGTCAGCATGTTGCTTTGGAAGAAACGCACCAGGGTCCAGGCGCGCGTCAGCGACAGCAGCGGCTCTTCGCCCGGTTCCGGCGGCATCTGTTCCAGATACAGCTTGTAGGCTTTCATCACCGCCTCGATGCCGCTGGCGCCGGCGTGCTCGACGAGGAATTTGTGGATGTTGATGAACAGCGAGGAGTGGATGTTCGGTTGCCAGGTCAGGAACCAGTCGGTCGAAAACGGCAGCATGCCCTTCGGCGGCGACATGCCCTTGAGTTCCTTGTACAGCTTGAGCAGGCGTTCGCGCGACAGGGTCACTTCGGTCTCGAGCAGCTGCAGGCGGGCGCCCAGCTGGATCAGTTCGATGGCCAGCTGGATTTCCTGGGCTTCGGTGACGACGCTTTTCTTGCTCATGATGGGATTCCCTGTCGAAGTCTGATCGATGCGAGTTGCTGGGCGAACTTAGGCGATCTCTTCGACGCCCTGGCCGGCCATCAGGATCGCGGCGTGCGACTGGGCCAGGCTGCGGTCCTTGTTGTAATTGGTCAGCATCGACAGGATGGCGCTGTCGTCGAAGCGGAAACGCGCCAGCATCATGTTGCCGCCGGCCAGCTTCAGGATCTGGGCGTTGCTCATGCCCTGGATCAGGTCGGCGATCTCGGCGGAAATGCCGAGACGGAAAATCGCGGTGACCTTGTCAGCACGGATCATCTGTTGCGCGAGCATCAGGTAGCTCAGGTTCGCATCACGAATTTCCGCCATCATGTCGTTTGCAGTCATTTCCATCTCCTAGATCCGTTGAAATCTGGCGCCGTTTGTTATTGCCAGTGGGATACATTCTGACCGTGCGGAAACTTTCCGGGAATAGGTCGGGATCTGTATTTTCGATAGGGGAATGACGAATGCGACCCGTCCGAGTTTGTCTGACAAACTCGCCGCGGTCGTGGTCGCGCCCCTATGAAAACGGAGCGGAATTGACTGTTAAAAAACTGCTGAAAACTCGTACCTCAGGACAACGATTTTCTGTCGTCTTGTACCGGTTACGTCAAACTGTTTGGAAACTTTAGGGTTTTTTTGAAAAAAATCTAAATATTTTCAAAATTCCTTCAGGATGGGATGAACTTCCCCGCTTCCTGAGTTCTGTAACGGCCCCGGTTTGGGGAACTTTAGGGTTCTCTGCAATTATTTTTGGAAATTTCCGAGGAGTGTCGTACCTGCGGAGGCAGGTACCCGAGCGGACGAAAGAGGTGGTACTTATTCAGCATAGGTACCATCGTGCGCAGGTACGACAACCCTTCCCTCCCCCTCGGCGGCGGCGAGTTTCTTTGTTAGACTGCCATCCTCACCGCGAACTTGTATATAAAAGGTACCGCATGCACTCTCCCGCCCTGTGGGACATCAGCCCGACGATTTCAAGCGCCACGCCGGTCTGGCCGGGCGACACCCGCTTCGACGCCGCCCCCACCTGGGAAATCGGCGGCGGCTGCCCGGTCCACGTCAGCCGCATGACCATGACCACCCACCTGGGCGCCCACACCGACGCACCCTCGCATTACGATCCGGCCGGCCTGGCCATCGACGCGGTCGGCCTGGCGCCCTACATCGGGCCGTGCCGCGTGATCGACTGCGTCGGCAGCAAGCGGGTCGAGGCGGCCGACATCGCCGGCTTCCTCGACGGCGTGCCGCCGCGCGTGCTGCTGCGTACATACGCGACCGCGCCGCAACAGGAATGGGATCCCTCCTTTGCCGCCGTCGCGCCGGACGCGATCGGCCTCCTCGCCAGCAAGGGCGTGATCCTGGTCGGCACCGACACCGCCTCGCTCGACCCGCAGGATTCGAAGACGCTCGACGCCCACCACGCAGTGCGCGCGCATGGCATGGCGATCCTCGAAGGCGTGGTGCTCGACGAGGTGCCGGCCGGTGACTACGAACTGATCGCCCTGCCCCTGAAACTGGCCGGCATGGACGCCAGCCCGGTGCGCGCCATCCTGCGCCCTCTCACCAGTAAAGACACCGCATGACCACTCGCCAAGACTGCCTCGCCCTCGACGCGCAGGACCCGCTCGCGCCGCTGCGTGCGCAATTCGACCTGCCGGAAGGCGTGATCTACCTCGACGGGAATTCGCTCGGCGCGCGGCCCAAGGCGGCGCTCGCCCGCGCGCAGCAGGTGATCGCCCGCGAATGGGGCCATGACCTGATCCGCAGCTGGAACACGGCCGGATGGTTCGACATGCCACGCCGCCTGGGCGACCGGCTGGCGCCGCTGATCGGCGCGCGCGCCGGCGAAGTGGTCGTCACCGACACCACCTCGCTGAATCTGTTCAAGGCGCTGGCCGCGGCGCTGCACATGCAGACGGACAGCGCGCGCCGCGTGATCGTCACCGAGCGCGCCAACTTCCCGACCGATATCTACATGGCGCAGGGACTGGCGTCGTGGCTGGACCGCGGCTACTCGCTGCGCCTGGTCGACTCGCCCGAGGAGCTGCCAAGCGCGATCGGCGCCGACACCGCGGTCGTGATGCTCACCCATGTCAACTACCGTACCGGCTACCAGCACGACATGGCGGCCGTCAGCGCCCTCGCCCACGCGCATGGCGCGCTGGCGTTGTGGGACCTGGCCCATTCGGCCGGCGCCGTGCCGGTCGATTTGCACGCGGCCGGCGCCGACCTCGCCGTGGGCTGCACCTATAAATACCTGAACGGCGGCCCGGGCGCCCCGGCCTTCATCTGGGTGCCGAAGCACCACCAAGCCGCGTTCCGCCAGCCGCTGTCCGGATGGTGGGGCCACGCGGCGCCGTTCGAGATGTCGCCCGAGTTCGCGCCGGTCGACGGCATCGGCCGCGCGCTGTGCGGCACCCAGCCGATCGTCTCGCTGGCGATGGTCGAATGCGGGCTGGAGATATTTGAGCAGTCAAGTATCTCCGCGATCCGCGCCAAGTCGCTCGCGCTGACCGACTTGTTCATCGAGCTGGTCGAGGCGCGCTGCGGCGACCATCCACTGGGCCTGGTGACGCCGCGTGAGCATGCGCGGCGCGGCAGCCAGGTCAGCTTCACCCACCCGCACGGCTACGCGGTGATGGCGGCGCTGATCGCGCGCGGCGTGATCGGCGACTACCGCGAGCCGGCCATCATGCGCTTCGGCTTCACGCCGCTGTACACCAGTTTTGCCGACGTGTGGGACGCGGTCGAGATCCTGCGCCAGATCCTCGACGATCAAGCCTACGACATTGCCGCCACGCGCGGCGCGGTGACCTAAACAGAGAACATATATGAGTGAAGACAAAAAGCCCGCGGCCGAATGGCACGGCGCCAAGATGGATTTCAGCAGCGCGATGAGCTATGGCGACTACCTGGGGCTCGACCAGATCCTGCACGCCCAGCATCCGCGCTCGCCCAACCATAACGAGATGCTGTTCATCATCCAGCACCAGACCAGCGAACTGTGGCTCAAGCTGATGCTGCACGAACTGCAGGCCGTGCGCGCCAACATGCGCGCGGGCGAACTGGCGCCGGCCTTCAAGATGCTGGCGCGGGTGGCGCGTATCATGGACCAGCTGGTGCATGCGTGGGACGTGCTGGCGACGATGACGCCGCCCGAGTACACGGCGATCCGGCCCTTCCTGGGCGCCTCGTCGGGCTTCCAGTCGCACCAGTACCGCGAGCTCGAATTCATCCTCGGGAACAAGAACGCCGCGCTGCTGGCCGTGCATACGCCGGTGCCGGAAGCGCACGCGATCCTCGAGCGCGAGCTGCATGCGCCGTCGGTGTACGACGAAGCGGTGATGCTGCTGGCGCGCAGCGGCTTCGAGATTTCTCCGGAACGGCTGAACGCCGACTGGACGCTGCCGACGCGCCACGACGACTCGGTCAAGGCCGCGTGGCTGGGCGTGTACCAGGCGCCGGACAAGCACTGGGCGCTGTACGAACTGGCCGAGAAGCTGGTGGATTTGGAGACGGCCTTCCGCTTCTGGCGCTTCCGCCATGTGACGACGGTCGAGCGCATCATCGGCTTCAAGACCGGCACCGGCGGCACGGCTGGCGTGAGCTACCTGCGCAAGATGCTCGACGTGGTGCTGTTCCCGGAGCTGTTCTCGCTGCGCACGGCGCTCTGATAGCTTGTCGTTCCTGGGCTCGGCGCCCCTCTTGGCAGGAACCTATACTGGGCCGGCTGCGGTCGCGCAGCAAGTCCGCCCTCTCACTCCGGCAGGCGGATGCGCGGCTGGCCCGAGATGGGATCGATGTCGGATTTTGGTTGCGTGGCCGGCGCATGGCGGCCCAGGACACGCCGCGCCGCCGGATCGACCTCGAACTGCTCGCCGCGCTCATTTTCGATCAGCAGCCGCTCGCCTTGAACCCGCAAGGAACGGAACCAGACATCCTGCACATCGCCTTCCAAATCGGGGCGGCGTGCATTCTCGTAGACCTTCAGGCGCCACAACTCCCGGCTGGACGCGTCAAACGCGGCCAGCATGCCGCCCACCTGGCCGTCCGTGTCGGGGTTGCCGGCGACTTGGGCGTAACGTACTCCTCCGATGAATACGGGCGCGACGCGCGGTGCGGGCACACGGCTGGCGCTCGGTTGAGGGGTGGGCGTCATGGCGCCTTCCTTTCCACTGTTGACGCAGCTCGCGGCCGCGGCACCCACGATCAAGGCCGCTGTAAGGGCCGCGCCACGGTTCATTTACGGGTTGCTCTCCAATTCACGCAGGCCGAGGATTGTTCCAATCAGTTCGTGGAGCGGCGAATCGAAGGCGTTGTACGTTGGAAGCCACTGCGCAAGTTCGTGCTCGTCCAGCGCCCGGGTAAGCGGCGGCAAGTCTGGCGGCAGCGCTTTGACCATGCGGTCGAGCGAGGCCATGTCGGGCGTCGGCAGTTGCGGCGGCTCGAAAGTATCGCCGCGCTCCCGTTCCGCGAGCCCCTGGCGCATCTGAGCCTCATATTCGGGCCCGCCCTTCCATCCATCCATGAATTCTGCCGGGTCCAATTGTCCCAGGAGTTCCATGGCTTTGGCTTCGCGCTCGGGCTCGGAAAGCACCGGCGTTGCTGGAGCCTCCACGGATTCTATTTCGGCGGCCAATTGCTCGAGCGCCATATCCGCCAGGCGCATTGCGTTAAGACGTAACATCTCGAACGAGTCACGGTCCATTTCCTGCCTCCGTCTATAACGCTACGCTGTGCGCCAACGCGAAGCCGCCGGCGATGGCCAATGGCATGGCGACCAAATGGTTCGCGCCCGCATGGATCGCATGCATCGCCATCGAGTTAAGGCGCGAGAGCATCGTCGAGAGAATGCGACCGATGATCAGCGTCGTAAATTGCGCACCTTTGCTGACGGTGATGCCGGCCCAGGTTGCGGCATGACGCAACAGCGTGAATATCTGTTCGCCGAGCAGGGCCGCTTTGGTCATCCCGTTGAGGAGCATTTCGGCCAGCAGGTCGACCGCCGTCAGTCCCAGGATCAGGGAGGTGCTGATGCCTTTCAGGACATGGGAAAACAGCTTGAACAGAATGCCAAGCGTTTTGGCCGATGCAAACTGCACCCAGCCCGATTCGCCGCTGTCATGC
This window of the Massilia sp. R2A-15 genome carries:
- a CDS encoding chemotaxis protein, encoding MTHRQKILGSHVKRLLSGVSAHGRRHLTEVETDLVQTDLLLEEAVEKLTRSFMAIHKTVGARQDSINLMLAGGTPSEDEIARMKGMSGEVGIHVNSAITSMQFQDMTSQLIDRTLKRVTGLRAFLGTVGEHGSRIQAETGSDELVELLGQVSMALAIQSLELRSVLRKSVEQQHLESGDIELF
- a CDS encoding response regulator; the encoded protein is MAKTILAVDDSSSLRQMVAFSLKAAGYQVVEAVDGQDGLEKARLQAVDLVLTDQNMPRMDGLELIKLLRGLPAYQKTPILMLTTESSDEMKSKGRAAGANGWLVKPFDPQRLIEVVKKVIG
- a CDS encoding class I SAM-dependent methyltransferase translates to MTRTPAVRALLIQFAALPLSYIVAVALSPVDLLAAALIQGAIAALFSWWRKLAPWWLAIQFVFPLALVAGAGLHLPSWLFLAAFLLLLLVYWSTFRTQVPYYPSGQRAWDEVAKLLPQDRPVHLIDIGSGLGGLVLDLARRRPDSTFSGIELAPLPWLASRLRAIGRPNAHFVRGDYEHLDFADYDVVFAYLSPAAMAALWRKASAEMQPGALLLSYEFAIQAKTPDLTILPRGPGPLLYGWRF
- the motA gene encoding flagellar motor stator protein MotA; the protein is MLVIIGYIVVCASVFGGFVLNKGHLAALFQPLELLMIGGAAVGAFLVGNNGKAIKATLAALPTLFKGSRHTKELYMEMMSLLFDVLSKVRKEGLMSIEGDIDRPEESPVFSKYPGVLADHHIVEFMTDYLRLMVSGNMDAFQIENLMDNEIETHHHEGAVPAHCIAKLGDGLPAFGIVAAVMGVVHTMESVGIPPAELGILIAHALVGTFLGILLAYGFVGPLASLLEQKLEESTKMFQCVKVTLLASLNGYAPALAVEFGRKVLYSTERPTFSELEDHIKKAKAK
- the flhC gene encoding flagellar transcriptional regulator FlhC, which encodes MSKKSVVTEAQEIQLAIELIQLGARLQLLETEVTLSRERLLKLYKELKGMSPPKGMLPFSTDWFLTWQPNIHSSLFINIHKFLVEHAGASGIEAVMKAYKLYLEQMPPEPGEEPLLSLTRAWTLVRFFQSNMLTTASCSCCQGKFVVNGLDLNQGYQCGLCHMPSRAGKTKKSKDAAAALLAA
- the motB gene encoding flagellar motor protein MotB; the encoded protein is MADEGLRPIIVKRIKKTAGGHHGGAWKIAYADFVTAMMAFFLLMWLLGSTTKGDLNGISDYFKTPLKVAMSGGSGSGDSSSVIQAGGRDLTRRDGQIKKGEIPATKKTYDLKAAKEALEREEGLRLKQLKARIEATIEANPLLKKYKNQLLLDLTSEGLRIQIVDEQNRPMFALARAELQPYTRDILHVIGIVLNEVPNRIGLSGHTDSTPYLSDVGYSNWELSTERANASRRELIIGGMAENKILRVVGLASAANLDRKDPFNPINRRISIIVMNKKTEDMVMRDNASQQAPSESESAPAPTAPAAAK
- the kynU gene encoding kynureninase, which codes for MTTRQDCLALDAQDPLAPLRAQFDLPEGVIYLDGNSLGARPKAALARAQQVIAREWGHDLIRSWNTAGWFDMPRRLGDRLAPLIGARAGEVVVTDTTSLNLFKALAAALHMQTDSARRVIVTERANFPTDIYMAQGLASWLDRGYSLRLVDSPEELPSAIGADTAVVMLTHVNYRTGYQHDMAAVSALAHAHGALALWDLAHSAGAVPVDLHAAGADLAVGCTYKYLNGGPGAPAFIWVPKHHQAAFRQPLSGWWGHAAPFEMSPEFAPVDGIGRALCGTQPIVSLAMVECGLEIFEQSSISAIRAKSLALTDLFIELVEARCGDHPLGLVTPREHARRGSQVSFTHPHGYAVMAALIARGVIGDYREPAIMRFGFTPLYTSFADVWDAVEILRQILDDQAYDIAATRGAVT
- the flhD gene encoding flagellar transcriptional regulator FlhD, which gives rise to MTANDMMAEIRDANLSYLMLAQQMIRADKVTAIFRLGISAEIADLIQGMSNAQILKLAGGNMMLARFRFDDSAILSMLTNYNKDRSLAQSHAAILMAGQGVEEIA
- the kynB gene encoding arylformamidase, which gives rise to MHSPALWDISPTISSATPVWPGDTRFDAAPTWEIGGGCPVHVSRMTMTTHLGAHTDAPSHYDPAGLAIDAVGLAPYIGPCRVIDCVGSKRVEAADIAGFLDGVPPRVLLRTYATAPQQEWDPSFAAVAPDAIGLLASKGVILVGTDTASLDPQDSKTLDAHHAVRAHGMAILEGVVLDEVPAGDYELIALPLKLAGMDASPVRAILRPLTSKDTA
- the kynA gene encoding tryptophan 2,3-dioxygenase; the encoded protein is MSEDKKPAAEWHGAKMDFSSAMSYGDYLGLDQILHAQHPRSPNHNEMLFIIQHQTSELWLKLMLHELQAVRANMRAGELAPAFKMLARVARIMDQLVHAWDVLATMTPPEYTAIRPFLGASSGFQSHQYRELEFILGNKNAALLAVHTPVPEAHAILERELHAPSVYDEAVMLLARSGFEISPERLNADWTLPTRHDDSVKAAWLGVYQAPDKHWALYELAEKLVDLETAFRFWRFRHVTTVERIIGFKTGTGGTAGVSYLRKMLDVVLFPELFSLRTAL